The segment TTCCAGGACCCGACGATCGCGCCGGTCGGCACGCTGTTCGACCAGTCGCAGAACCGGTCGCGCAAGCTCGGCTTCAAGATCAGCTATGAGCGCGCGGTTCCCGGTTTCGAGGCGTTGACCGGCACGCTCGGCTTCGATGCGCTGTTCGACAAGACCGAGCAGCGGCTGATCGCCACCAACCGCGTCTGGGTGCCGCCGAGCGATTTCCGCAGCCTCGCGCCCTTCGCCCAGCTCAACCTGGCGCTGTTCGACGAGAAGCTCCGCCTGGCGGGCGGCGCGCGCTGGGAGAATGTCCAGATCAGGATCGACGACTTCCAGACGCTCGCCTCGACCACGGTGACGACGGCCAATCCGAACGCTTATGGCGGCGTCATGGTCGGCGGCGGCAAGCCGAAGTTCGACGACGTGCTGCTCAACGGCGGCATCATCTTCGAGCCGTGGAAGGGCATCCGCGCCTATGCCAGCTATGCCGAGGGCTTCACCGTCGCCGACATCGGGCGCATCACCCGGGCGATCGGCAAGCCCGGCATCGACCTCGACAATTATCTCGACATCAGCCCGGTCATCTCGAACAACCGCGAGATCGGCGTCGAGGTGAAGCGCGGGCCGCTCGATACCAGCGTCACCTATTTCTGGTCGTCGAGCAACAAGGGCCAGGTGCTGGTCAACGGCGGCGCCGGCATCTTCAACGTGATCCGCCAGCGGGTCGAGATCGAGGGGCTGGAGGTCAACGCCGGGGTCCGCATGCCGATCGACGGGCTCAGGCTGTCGGTGGGCTATGCCCATATCAAGGGCCGCTACGATGCCAGCGCGACGCCCGACGGCACGGCGGGGACCGACCTCGACGGCGCCAACATCTCGCCCGATCGCCTGAACCTGGCGGCCAGCTTCAACCGGGGCGCGGTCTCGGCGCGGGTGCAGACCAACTTCTATCTGAGCCGGACCTTCCGGAGCAGCGAGATCGTGCTCGATCCACGCAACAGGTTCGGCGGTTATGACCTGACCGATGCGAGCATCCGCTACCAGACCGGCCTGGGCGGGTTCACCTTCTCGGTCCAGAATCTTTTCGACAAGCAATATATCGACTACGCGTCCGCCACGCAGCGCCCGACCGACAATTTCTTCAACTTCGCCGGGCGCGGCCGCAACTTCACGCTTAGCTGGGACTATCGCTTCTGAGCCTGCTCGACACCCTGCACCGCTGGACCGGCGGGCTGATCGGGCTGGTGCTCGCCCTGTTGGGGCTGACCGGCGCGATCCTCGTCCATCGCGACGCCTGGATCGGCCTGCCGCACGCATCGGACGCCCGGGTGGCCGACGGGGCGGCGCTCGCCGCCGCGACCGCGCGGCTGATGGCCGATCCGGCGGCGCGGCCGCAGAGCATCCTCTATGCCAGCGACGGCTTCGGCCTGCTGCGCCTCTCCTATGCCAAGGGGGCGGGCGCCTATGCCGATCAGGCGGGCGACATCGTCAGCCGCTGGGACAGCCAGTGGGAACGGCCCGAGCTGTGGCTGTTCGATCTCCACCACCATCTCTTCGCCGGCGACGCGGGCGAGGTGGTGATCGGCATCGCCGCGCTGTGCGGGCTGTTCTTCGTGATCTCGGGCGTGGTCCTGTGGTGGCGGACCCGCAGGACCTTCGAATGGCGGCTATGGCCGCGCCGGATGAGCCGCCCGGCGATCGTCCGCCACCATCGCGACCTCGGCATCGTCATGGCGCCGCTGCTGGCGCTGTCGCTCTACACCGGCGCGGTGATGATCTTCCGGCCGGTCGCCGTCGTGGCGCTCGGCCCCGGCACGTCCGCCGCGGTCGAACGGGCGATGAAGCCGCCGAAGCCGATCGGCGTGCCGCTGTCCGACGCCATCGACTGGGCCGCGATCATCCGCGCCGCGCATGCCCGCTTCCCCGATGCCGAGCTGCGGCTGCTCAGCCTGCCGCGCAAGGACAGCGGGCTGATCGCGGTGCGGATGCGCCAGCCCGAGGAATGGCTGCCCAACGGCCGGACGATGCTGTGGTTCGCGGCCGACAGCGGACGGCTGGTCGCCGCGCGCGACGCCCGCGGCTTCGACCGGCAGGCGCGCGGCTACAACATGATCTATCCGATCCACGCGGCGAAGGTCGGCGGCCTCGGCTGGCGGATCGTCATCACCCTGTCGGGGCTGGCGCTCGCGCTGCTCGGCAGCCTCGCGGTGTGGAGCTTCTGGTTCCGGCGGCCGAAGCGTCGCCTATAGCGTCTTCGCGACGGCCAGCACGTCCTCGGCATGGCCCTTGACCTTCACCTTGCGCCAGATGCGCGCGATGGTGCCGTCCTTGCCGATCAGGAAGGTCGCCCGGTCGATGCCCATATATTGGCGGCCATAGAGCGACTTCTCGATCCAGGTGCCGAACGCCTCGCAGACGCTGCCGTCGCCATCGGAGGCGAGGCGGATCTTGAGGCCATATTTGTCGATGAACTTCTGGTGGCGCGCGGCGCTGTCCTTCGACACGCCGATGATCGTCGCGCCCGCCTTGGCGAAATCGTCGGCCAGCGCGGTGAACCCCTGCGCCTCGGTCGTGCAGCCCGGCGTGTCGTCCTTCGGATAGAAATAGAGGACGAGGATCTTGCCCGCCTGTTCGGCGACGCTCGTCTTGCTGCCGTCGGGCAGGTCGAGCGTCACATCGGGGGCCTTGTCGCCTTCCTTGAGCATCTTGTGTCTCCTGAGTCAGGCGATCCTTAGGACGAGGCGGAGGGGGACTTCAACCGTTCGTCGCCATCGTCCGCGCGACGGCCGCCTGGCGGCTTTCCTGCACGATCACCCGCGCCGCGCCGTAATCGGCCTCCAGCCCGTCCCAATGGTCATGGCCGCACAAGCGGGCGATGGTCGGCCGCTGCTCGGGTGCGGGCTCCCCGCCGTCCGGCGCCAGCAGGTCGAGCGCCACCAGCAGCCGGACCAGCGTCGCATGCGCGCCGGCCGCCGCCGGATCGAGCAGCCCCGCCCGAACCTGCGCGCCGATCGCCGTGCGCAGGTTCGGATCGATGTCGGCAAGGCCGGCGATCTGGTTGAGCCGGACCGCGAGGTCGAGCTCGGCCAGTCCGCCGCGCACCCGTTCGACGTCATAGGGACCGGCCGCCGGCCTGCGGCGCGCGATGTCGAGCGGTTCGCCCAGCCCGCGCCGCATGGCCGCCGCCGCCCGGCGGGCCGTGTCCGGGCCGTAGACGAACCGTGCGCGCGCCAGCGCGACGGGGTCCAGCGAGCGCGCTTCGAAATGCTCGACCGAGCAGAGCGGCCCCATGGCGGCGCTGATCCGTTCCGCCACCCGGTCATAATAGGCCTCGGCGGCGATCGGCGCGCGGCCGTCGCTCGACGCCTGGCGGTCGCCGGTGAACAGATAGGCGAGGTCCAGCGCGTCCCGGCTGGTCAGCGCGCCGCCACCGAACCGGCCGAGGGCGAGGATGACGAGGTCCGATCCCGGCACGACGCCATGATCCTCGCGCATCCGCGCCAGCGCGTCGTCGGCGATCGCGCGCAGCGCCGCCTCGGCGAGGCGGGCATGGGCCGCGGCGATGTCGAGCGGATCGGCCGTCCGCTCGATCAGCCGCAGCCCCAGATCGAAGCGATGCGCCTCGATCGCCCGGGCGATCCGCGGGGGTCCCGCCTGCCGGTCGTCGAGACCGATCAAATGGCCGAACTCGGCATCGAGATCGGCAGGCGGGGGCAGCGGCGCGGAGGCGCTGCCGTCGATCAGCCGGCGGATCAGCGCCGGCTGGGCGATCAGGGAAGACGACAGGCCCGGCGCATCGCCGAGCAGCTCGACCAGCGAGCGGAGCGACGCGGAGAGGGCGATGTCGGCGGGTCGCCGGGCGACGATCGTCTCGAGCGTCGCCAGCATCCCATCGGGGTCCCGGGATGGGCCGAGCATCGCGACCAGGCCGGGCAGCAGCGCGTCGAGCGCGTCGCGGTCGGCCGGATCGGCGCGCCAGCCGCGCAGACGCCGCGCCGCGCCGGGCGGATCGACGCAGCCCGCATCGGCCAGTTGCGCCTCGATCGGATCGGCTATCCCCGGATGGAGCAGCGCGCGGACCTCGCGCGATAGCGTGGCGAGGAGGCGATCGGCATCGGTGCGGAGCGGCGCCAGCAGCGCCATCAGCGCGGTGGCGGCCAGCATCTCGTCGCTGAAGCGGGCGGCCGCGATGCCGAGCCGCGCCGGAAGCGCCAGCAATCTTTCGATCTCGTCGAAGGCCTTGCCCAGGTCGGCATGGGCCTGACGGAAGGCGCGGCGAAGCGGTGGCTGCGGGCCGGCGGGACAAGAGAGGTCGTCGACCAGCGCGGCGGCGCGGATCGCGAAGTCGTCGAACCGCGCGAACAGCGGGTCGATACGGGCTGCGCCGGGCCGGGTCCGCAGGTCGAGGCAATGCCGCTCGAGGTCCGCCAGCAGGCGGGCGGAGCCGGGGCCAGAGCCGGCATCGGGGAGGGCCGGAACCCGGAGGGCGGGTTCGTGCCTCATGGCCGCACCGGGCGGAGGGAAAGGGGGCGCCCCGATACGCTGGGGCGCCCGTCGATGAATACGACCATCGATGATCTCACGCTACGCAACACGCACTTCAATGATGATCGGGATAGCAGCGAGTCTTTAAGCTCGGGTGCGCGAGACTGGTTAAAATCGGGACACCATATTTTCCCGGCCGCTCGTGTGGACGCCGGAAGAAGCCCATGTTTCGGGGCTTTTCCGTCTCAGCTTGCGGAGGAAACCCGCTTCCATTCGCCGCCGATCAGCGCGCGGGCGGTTTCATAGGCCTTAACCAGCGACGGCCAGTCGGCCTCTCCGCAGGTCCGCGCCACCAGCGTCTGCGACGCTTCGGGCGGCTCGGTCGAGGCGGGGGAGACGAGCCGCAGGGTGACGAGCATCCGGGTCAGCAGCTCATGCGCGGGGATCACCGCCGGATCGAGCAGCCCCTGCTCGGCGAGCAGCCGCATCGCGGTGCGCAGCCGCGGATCGAAGCCGGTGCGATGGCGGAGCTGGAGCAGGTGGACGGTGAACTCGGCATCGACCAGCCCGCCGTCGATCAGCTTGACGTCGAACGGGCTCGACGGCGGCTTGTGGCGGGCGATCTCGCCGCGCATCTTGACGACGTCTGCGAGCAGCACGGCGGGATCGCGCTCGCGGCCCAGCGCCTCGGCGATGATCGCGTCGACCCGCGCGCGCGCCTCCGCCGATCCGAAGATCGTCCGCGCCCGGGTCAGCGCCATATGCTCCCAGGTCCAGGCGCTCTCGCGCTGATACTGCGCGAAGCTGTCGATCGACACGGCCAGCGGCCCCTGCGTGCCCGACGGGCGCAGCCTCGTGTCGACCTCGTAGAGCGGGCCGGCGGCGGTCGGAACCGACATCGCCGCCGAGACGCGCTGCGCCAGCCGGTTGAAATAGGTGGTGGCGCCGAGCGGCTTGGCGCCGTCCGATTCGGCCATGAAGTCGCCGCTGAACAGATAGACGATGTCGAGGTCGGAGGCGTTGGTCAGCGCGCCGCCGCCGAGCCGGCCGAGCGCCACGATCAGCAGCTCGCCGCCCGGAATCCGGCCGTGGTTCGCCTCGAACTCGGCGACGGTCGCGCTCGCCAGCACGGTCAGCGCGGCCTCCGCCACCCGGGCATAGCCCTGCGCCACGTCGAGCGGATCGGACACCGCCTCGATCAGCTGGACGCCGAGCGCGAAGCGCCGCTCGCCGACCCGCTGGCGGACGCTGTCGAGCAGCAGCTCATAATTGTCGCTGCCCTCGCTATCGTCGAACTCGGCGACCAGTTCCTCCTGCGGCGGGGGCGGCGCCAGCGCGGTCGCGTCGATCAGCCCGTCGAGCAGCGCGGGGCGGCGGCCCAGCGCCTGCGACAGCGCCGGGGCATGGCTCAGCACGTCGATCAGCGCGCGGGCGAGGGCGGGCCTGGCCTGGAGCAGCCGGAACAGGTTGATCGCGCTCGGCAGCCCGGCGACCAGGTCCTCGAAGCGGTTGAGCGCGTCCTGTGGCGACGGCGCCTTGCCGAGCGCCGCGATCAGCGTCGGCAGCATCGCCTCGAGCGCGTCCTGCGCCACCGGCGTCCGCAGCGAGCGGCTCTTGCCGTCGCGCATCCCCTCGATCCGCAGCCGCGCGGCCGGCGGATCGGCGAAGCCCGCCTCCTCCAGCGCCGCTTCGAGCTGGTGGGGCTGCACCGGCAGGCGCGCCTCGCCGTCATTGTCGAGCCCGTCATAGACGGTTCCGACCCGGTCGACATGCGGGCGCAGCAACTCGACCAGCGCCGCCCCGTCGTCGAGCCCGTGGAGCCGCGCGACATTGTCGAGCGCCTCGGCCTGCTTGGGGAGCTGG is part of the Rhizorhabdus wittichii RW1 genome and harbors:
- a CDS encoding PepSY-associated TM helix domain protein (PFAM: PepSY-associated TM helix domain protein), giving the protein MGLTGAILVHRDAWIGLPHASDARVADGAALAAATARLMADPAARPQSILYASDGFGLLRLSYAKGAGAYADQAGDIVSRWDSQWERPELWLFDLHHHLFAGDAGEVVIGIAALCGLFFVISGVVLWWRTRRTFEWRLWPRRMSRPAIVRHHRDLGIVMAPLLALSLYTGAVMIFRPVAVVALGPGTSAAVERAMKPPKPIGVPLSDAIDWAAIIRAAHARFPDAELRLLSLPRKDSGLIAVRMRQPEEWLPNGRTMLWFAADSGRLVAARDARGFDRQARGYNMIYPIHAAKVGGLGWRIVITLSGLALALLGSLAVWSFWFRRPKRRL
- a CDS encoding alkyl hydroperoxide reductase/ Thiol specific antioxidant/ Mal allergen (PFAM: alkyl hydroperoxide reductase/ Thiol specific antioxidant/ Mal allergen; Redoxin domain protein) — encoded protein: MLKEGDKAPDVTLDLPDGSKTSVAEQAGKILVLYFYPKDDTPGCTTEAQGFTALADDFAKAGATIIGVSKDSAARHQKFIDKYGLKIRLASDGDGSVCEAFGTWIEKSLYGRQYMGIDRATFLIGKDGTIARIWRKVKVKGHAEDVLAVAKTL
- a CDS encoding TonB-dependent receptor (PFAM: TonB-dependent receptor; TonB-dependent receptor, plug); translation: MIRPFRIAASVSALAIAMPALAQVSPDAATETAKDDIVVTAARSILPANALPLTIDIVGKSELDQQMSISGSVIDSIATLTPSFSPTRQKMSGAGETLRGRSPLYAINGIPQTTPLRDGSRDGFTIDGFFIDRVEVIYGSNALQGVGGTGGIVNQVTVAPPTAEGFGGRVLLQGNADNDFRKDGLGGKAAGLVQYRKDCFDATVGAAYEKRAVFYDGDGRRVGVNLTQGETQDSKTLSLFGRFGYQLGDTGRIDLIASRYEMKVDGDYIAVAGDKTAGLPTSATRGNPPLKPAESRTESVALSVTDTDLGGGNFVSQLFFNRTRDTFGGEPVTQATFQDPTIAPVGTLFDQSQNRSRKLGFKISYERAVPGFEALTGTLGFDALFDKTEQRLIATNRVWVPPSDFRSLAPFAQLNLALFDEKLRLAGGARWENVQIRIDDFQTLASTTVTTANPNAYGGVMVGGGKPKFDDVLLNGGIIFEPWKGIRAYASYAEGFTVADIGRITRAIGKPGIDLDNYLDISPVISNNREIGVEVKRGPLDTSVTYFWSSSNKGQVLVNGGAGIFNVIRQRVEIEGLEVNAGVRMPIDGLRLSVGYAHIKGRYDASATPDGTAGTDLDGANISPDRLNLAASFNRGAVSARVQTNFYLSRTFRSSEIVLDPRNRFGGYDLTDASIRYQTGLGGFTFSVQNLFDKQYIDYASATQRPTDNFFNFAGRGRNFTLSWDYRF
- a CDS encoding glutamate-ammonia ligase adenylyltransferase (PFAM: glutamate-ammonia ligase adenylyltransferase), giving the protein MRHEPALRVPALPDAGSGPGSARLLADLERHCLDLRTRPGAARIDPLFARFDDFAIRAAALVDDLSCPAGPQPPLRRAFRQAHADLGKAFDEIERLLALPARLGIAAARFSDEMLAATALMALLAPLRTDADRLLATLSREVRALLHPGIADPIEAQLADAGCVDPPGAARRLRGWRADPADRDALDALLPGLVAMLGPSRDPDGMLATLETIVARRPADIALSASLRSLVELLGDAPGLSSSLIAQPALIRRLIDGSASAPLPPPADLDAEFGHLIGLDDRQAGPPRIARAIEAHRFDLGLRLIERTADPLDIAAAHARLAEAALRAIADDALARMREDHGVVPGSDLVILALGRFGGGALTSRDALDLAYLFTGDRQASSDGRAPIAAEAYYDRVAERISAAMGPLCSVEHFEARSLDPVALARARFVYGPDTARRAAAAMRRGLGEPLDIARRRPAAGPYDVERVRGGLAELDLAVRLNQIAGLADIDPNLRTAIGAQVRAGLLDPAAAGAHATLVRLLVALDLLAPDGGEPAPEQRPTIARLCGHDHWDGLEADYGAARVIVQESRQAAVARTMATNG
- a CDS encoding (Glutamate--ammonia-ligase) adenylyltransferase (PFAM: protein of unknown function DUF294, nucleotidyltransferase putative; glutamate-ammonia ligase adenylyltransferase), with translation MLHSRSNRLCDDRMTGRVDKHILSNALARIGDFSPFLSGLASRHPEVVAAVRDQGLDQAIRDGLAREESDDVGRMLRRQRQVVSLAVALADLAGMATLEQVVGQLSAFADHALDTAIRAAIAERTPDAEPGGFAVLALGKHGSGELNYSSDIDPILIFDPATLPHRPREEPVEAAVRIARRIVELLQSRDEHGYVFRVDLRLRPSPEVSPLALPVDAALSYYESAALPWERAAFIRARAAAGDIALGQGFLEAIRPFVWRRSLDFGAVREIRQISRRIRDHYSRGQVLGPGYDLKRGRGGIREVEFFAQIHQLIHGGREPQLRAPATLDALRALSEAGRIDADSAADLAEAYRLFRTIEHRLQMVDDHQTHQLPKQAEALDNVARLHGLDDGAALVELLRPHVDRVGTVYDGLDNDGEARLPVQPHQLEAALEEAGFADPPAARLRIEGMRDGKSRSLRTPVAQDALEAMLPTLIAALGKAPSPQDALNRFEDLVAGLPSAINLFRLLQARPALARALIDVLSHAPALSQALGRRPALLDGLIDATALAPPPPQEELVAEFDDSEGSDNYELLLDSVRQRVGERRFALGVQLIEAVSDPLDVAQGYARVAEAALTVLASATVAEFEANHGRIPGGELLIVALGRLGGGALTNASDLDIVYLFSGDFMAESDGAKPLGATTYFNRLAQRVSAAMSVPTAAGPLYEVDTRLRPSGTQGPLAVSIDSFAQYQRESAWTWEHMALTRARTIFGSAEARARVDAIIAEALGRERDPAVLLADVVKMRGEIARHKPPSSPFDVKLIDGGLVDAEFTVHLLQLRHRTGFDPRLRTAMRLLAEQGLLDPAVIPAHELLTRMLVTLRLVSPASTEPPEASQTLVARTCGEADWPSLVKAYETARALIGGEWKRVSSAS